The Maridesulfovibrio hydrothermalis AM13 = DSM 14728 DNA window GGTGTCATTTCCCAGTCGATGTCCCAATGCTTGTAATCTCTTAAGCTTCCCATAGCCGTCTCCTTATTTATCTAATTTAGCTCTGTTCTCCTTTAACCTTGAGTAAATAATAACAATTACTATTATGAAGTCAAGAAAATTAGTTCAAAAAGTTATCTCTTTCCTGCTATAAAAAAAGGAACAAAGTTGAAATGTTTTTTTAATTAATAAAATTGAAGACTTAAGTATGATTAATAAAGCCTATCCAGTTCCAAAGGAAAAAGTGCGTACTGAAGAGCATATTAAAAAGAGCCGCTTCATTTGTGATATTATGCCAGTATCTACAAAAGGAGAAGCTAAAGAGTTCATTTCATCAATCAAAAGTGAATTTCCTGATGCCCGGCATCATTGCTCAGCGTTTATTGCAGGACCGCCTCAAACAGGTGATATGGGCATGAGTGATGACGGTGAGCCGCAAGGAACAGCCGGAAAACCCATGCTGCAGGTTCTGCAAGGCAGCGGTATCGGAGATATAGCAGTTGTTGTAACCAGATATTTCGGCGGTATACTGCTCGGGACAGGAGGACTTGTCAGGGCTTATTCCGGTGCTGTCCAGCAGGGATTGGAAGCTCTTGAAGTTGTAATGAAGGTTCCCATGCGCAGGGTGACTCTTGAAATAGGGTATGCACAGGAAGGAATGCTGCGCAGGATGCTTCCTGAGTTCACAGCTGAAATTGAAGAACAGACATTTGGTGCAGACATAACTTTTTCTTTGATAATGCCGTCTGATCAGGTTGAAAGTTTCAGCAGGCGGATTGTGGAAGACACTAACGGAACCGCTGAACTGCTGGTTGAAGATGAAGATGTCTGGAAGTAGTAGTTTTAATTAAGTTGGTTTTGTACCGGATTGTAAAAACGAAGGCTGCAAAGAGTTTACTCTTTGCAGCCTTAAAAAAGTATCCGGTCTCGTTCCGACTATTCTTTATCCGGGGACCAGTTCGGATCGCGGTATTTATCTGGATTATAAATGCGCCAGTCGCGATGGTTGTCTTTATATTTTGCATCTGCACCGGGGTACGGTACGTACACGGTGCTTTCATTTTTATTCTCGTTATCCTGTATGTCCGCTATGTCCGCCTTGGTAAGGTTTTCCATGATGAACTCCCGCAGCCTTGAAGGCAATTTATAAATAATCTATTTTCTCAACAGATCCACTTTCTGCATGCAAAAGATCAGCAAAAAGCAAAAACTGTTTTTTTCAATTTCCAGTATTTTGAGCATA harbors:
- a CDS encoding YigZ family protein — encoded protein: MINKAYPVPKEKVRTEEHIKKSRFICDIMPVSTKGEAKEFISSIKSEFPDARHHCSAFIAGPPQTGDMGMSDDGEPQGTAGKPMLQVLQGSGIGDIAVVVTRYFGGILLGTGGLVRAYSGAVQQGLEALEVVMKVPMRRVTLEIGYAQEGMLRRMLPEFTAEIEEQTFGADITFSLIMPSDQVESFSRRIVEDTNGTAELLVEDEDVWK